A single region of the Garra rufa chromosome 6, GarRuf1.0, whole genome shotgun sequence genome encodes:
- the commd1 gene encoding COMM domain-containing protein 1, which yields MADTDSQRCVSALLNGITQRLYYGNTEITEEFLKNELYAEMTQDEFRSLHDKMRSLLKSIASADMDQAQLEAFLTAQTRKQGGGGVTPEQAAALARFWKAHRTRVRESLLAQSRWEPGLRGLKWRVDLHTSASRGQVSNSPVALVELELGRNGESSEFVCLEFDEQKVNLVLKKMAELQESIDSVVQRS from the exons ATGGCTGACACGGACAGCCAGAGATGTGTAAGCGCGTTATTGAACGGAATCACGCAGAGGCTTTATTACGGCAACACCGAAATCACGGAGGAGTTTCTGAAGAATGAGCTCTACGCGGAGATGACGCAGGACGAGTTCCGCTCACTTCATGACAAGATGAGGTCGCTTCTGAAG TCCATTGCATCAGCAGACATGGATCAGGCGCAGCTGGAAGCGTTCCTCACGGCGCAGACGCGTAAGCAGGGTGGCGGCGGGGTGACTCCGGAGCAGGCGGCCGCTCTGGCGCGCTTCTGGAAGGCCCACCGGACGCGGGTGCGAGAGAGTCTGCTGGCTCAGAGTCGCTGGGAACCCGGCCTCAGGGGCCTGAAGTGGAGGGTGGACCTACACACATCGGCCAGCAGGGGGCAGGTGTCCAACAGTCCTGTGGCTCTGGTGGAGTTAGAGCTCGGCCGCAATGGAGAG AGCTCTGAGTTTGTGTGTTTGGAGTTCGACGAGCAGAAGGTGAATCTGGTGCTGAAGAAGATGGCAGAGCTTCAGGAGAGCATCGACAGCGTCGTGCAGCGCAGCTAG